From Longimicrobium sp., a single genomic window includes:
- the rplX gene encoding 50S ribosomal protein L24, translating to MSIRRGDRVKVISGNDKGVEGTVIRVDREKNRVVVQGVNVRKRHRKPSATSPEGGIVEFEAPIHASNVMLLDPKSGEPTRVRSAQGADGQRERVAVKSGQAIPRAS from the coding sequence ATGAGCATCCGCCGGGGCGACCGCGTGAAGGTCATCTCCGGCAACGACAAGGGCGTCGAGGGCACCGTCATCCGCGTGGACCGCGAGAAGAACCGCGTGGTCGTGCAGGGGGTGAACGTGCGCAAGCGCCACCGCAAGCCCTCCGCGACCAGCCCCGAGGGCGGGATCGTGGAGTTCGAGGCGCCGATCCACGCCAGCAACGTGATGCTGCTGGACCCCAAGTCGGGCGAGCCCACGCGGGTGCGCTCGGCGCAGGGCGCGGACGGCCAGCGCGAGCGGGTCGCGGTCAAGAGCGGCCAGGCGATCCCGCGCGCGTCGTAA
- a CDS encoding uL14 family ribosomal protein, which produces AVVVRTTKEVRRKDGSYIRFDENAAVIINDAGEPRATRIFGPVARELRDKRYMKIVSLAPEVI; this is translated from the coding sequence GGCCGTGGTGGTCCGCACCACCAAGGAGGTCCGGCGCAAGGACGGCAGCTACATCCGGTTCGACGAGAACGCCGCCGTCATCATCAACGACGCGGGCGAGCCGCGCGCCACGCGCATCTTCGGGCCGGTCGCCCGCGAGCTGCGCGACAAGCGCTACATGAAGATCGTCTCGCTGGCCCCGGAGGTGATCTGA